The proteins below are encoded in one region of Solidesulfovibrio fructosivorans JJ]:
- a CDS encoding DegQ family serine endoprotease, with the protein MAKRILAPLTAALLFLAWASLAAARIPLPDITELVDKAGPAVVNISTTKTIKAQENMRDLFEQFHKRGGGPMDDFFDQFQKFFGPQGRGGGHPHKQRSLGSGFVISADGYIVTNNHVIDNADEVKVQFKDNETPVKAKIVGRDQETDLALLKVDGKSNLPYLEFGDSSKLKVGAWVLAIGNPFGLENTVTLGIVSAKGRIIGAGPFDNFIQTDASINPGNSGGPLIDLDGKVVGINTAIVASGQGIGFAIPSDMAKNVIDQLRQGKTVKRGWLGVTIQDIDENTAKALGMENTKGALVTSVMDGQPAAKAGLKSGDVITAIAGEKVDNSNGLLRRVATLKPGQSTEMTLLRKGEPVTVSVTLGQRDAKKLAQERGQMEGDESGPENATTIIGLSLRPITGKEAKALGMDKARGLLITEVADGSDAEQSDVRPGDVVLEVNQQPVSTPEEFKKVVDTDGKKKGVVMLQIKRQRQTIFRTVPLKDSK; encoded by the coding sequence GCCGCGGCGCGCATCCCCCTGCCGGACATCACCGAACTGGTCGACAAGGCCGGCCCGGCGGTCGTCAACATCTCCACCACCAAAACCATCAAGGCCCAGGAAAACATGCGCGACCTCTTCGAGCAGTTCCATAAGCGCGGTGGCGGGCCTATGGACGACTTTTTCGACCAGTTCCAGAAATTCTTCGGCCCCCAGGGACGCGGTGGCGGCCATCCCCACAAGCAGCGCTCGCTGGGCTCCGGCTTCGTCATCTCCGCCGACGGCTACATCGTGACCAACAACCACGTCATCGACAACGCCGACGAGGTCAAGGTCCAGTTCAAGGATAACGAAACCCCGGTCAAGGCCAAGATCGTCGGCCGCGATCAGGAAACCGACTTGGCCCTGCTCAAGGTCGATGGCAAGTCCAACCTGCCCTACCTCGAATTCGGCGACTCCTCCAAGCTCAAGGTCGGCGCCTGGGTGCTGGCCATCGGCAACCCCTTCGGCCTGGAAAACACCGTCACCCTGGGCATCGTCAGCGCCAAGGGCCGCATCATCGGCGCCGGTCCCTTCGACAACTTCATCCAGACCGACGCCTCCATCAACCCCGGCAACTCCGGCGGCCCCCTGATCGACCTCGACGGCAAGGTCGTGGGCATCAACACCGCCATCGTGGCCTCGGGCCAGGGCATCGGCTTCGCCATCCCGTCCGACATGGCCAAAAACGTCATCGACCAACTGCGCCAGGGCAAAACCGTCAAGCGCGGCTGGCTCGGCGTGACCATCCAGGACATCGATGAAAACACGGCCAAGGCCCTGGGCATGGAAAACACCAAGGGCGCCCTGGTCACCTCGGTCATGGACGGCCAGCCCGCCGCCAAGGCCGGCCTCAAAAGCGGCGACGTGATCACCGCCATCGCCGGCGAAAAGGTTGACAACTCCAACGGACTGCTGCGCCGCGTGGCCACCCTCAAGCCCGGCCAGTCGACTGAAATGACCCTGCTGCGCAAGGGCGAGCCCGTCACCGTTTCCGTCACCCTGGGCCAGCGGGACGCCAAGAAGCTGGCCCAGGAGCGCGGCCAGATGGAAGGCGACGAATCCGGGCCGGAAAATGCCACCACCATCATCGGCCTGTCCCTGCGCCCCATCACCGGCAAGGAGGCCAAGGCCCTGGGCATGGACAAGGCGCGCGGCCTGCTGATAACGGAGGTCGCGGATGGTTCCGATGCCGAGCAGTCCGACGTGCGCCCCGGCGACGTGGTGCTCGAAGTCAACCAGCAGCCGGTTTCCACCCCCGAGGAATTCAAGAAGGTCGTGGACACCGACGGCAAGAAGAAGGGTGTGGTCATGCTGCAGATCAAGCGGCAGCGCCAGACCATCTTCCGGACCGTGCCCCTGAAGGATTCCAAATAA
- a CDS encoding CarD family transcriptional regulator encodes MFSEEQLVVYPAQGVGRVERIETQVIGGTSADFFIVRILSNNVTLMVPVANAENVGLRPLCTAEEGLAIIESLKDRSDFTGYTGQNWNRRYREYSEKLKSGDLADVAYVLKELLLIGQNKELSFGERRLLEQATSLLTLELALALDKDQQEIKDVINEIFADVLAPKPEE; translated from the coding sequence GTGTTTTCCGAGGAACAACTTGTCGTGTATCCGGCCCAGGGAGTGGGCAGGGTCGAACGTATCGAGACCCAGGTAATCGGCGGGACCTCGGCTGATTTCTTTATCGTTCGCATCCTCAGCAACAACGTCACGCTCATGGTCCCGGTGGCCAACGCCGAAAACGTGGGCCTGCGGCCGCTGTGTACGGCCGAGGAAGGGCTGGCCATCATCGAGTCCCTCAAGGACCGGTCGGATTTCACCGGCTACACCGGCCAGAACTGGAACCGCCGCTACCGCGAATATTCCGAGAAGCTCAAAAGCGGCGATCTGGCCGACGTGGCCTACGTGCTCAAGGAACTGCTGCTGATCGGCCAGAACAAGGAGCTTTCCTTCGGCGAGCGCCGGTTGCTCGAGCAGGCCACCAGCCTGCTCACCCTCGAGCTGGCCCTGGCCCTGGACAAGGACCAGCAGGAAATAAAAGACGTCATCAACGAGATCTTCGCCGACGTTCTGGCGCCCAAACCCGAGGAATGA
- the ispE gene encoding 4-(cytidine 5'-diphospho)-2-C-methyl-D-erythritol kinase → MALPSHCAEETALPVPCKVNLRLAVGPRRPDGYHDIDTFFLPLPEPCDAFFIRRFDEPGDIELSCSDPELETDDNLVVRAYRAFAAATGFSPRLEASLKKRIPHGAGLGGGSSDAAVMLRYLNDRAGEAALAEPGLATLALALGADVPFFLLGAPAMATGVGECLIPTDPGLSGWHAAVVCSPCHVPTAWAYAALDAARTFPAKAGASLLTSVFDANRRAFCVTGAPLRNDFEPVVFAAHPELGRVKERLLALGAAGALLSGTGSAVFGLFRQRQTAVMALADLSGDGPRTFLASL, encoded by the coding sequence ATGGCCTTGCCCTCCCACTGCGCCGAGGAAACCGCCCTCCCCGTCCCCTGCAAGGTCAACTTGCGCCTTGCCGTCGGTCCCCGTCGCCCGGACGGCTACCACGACATCGACACCTTTTTCCTGCCCCTGCCCGAACCGTGCGACGCCTTTTTCATCCGCCGTTTCGACGAGCCGGGCGACATCGAGCTGTCCTGCTCGGACCCGGAGCTGGAAACCGACGACAACCTGGTGGTGCGGGCCTACCGCGCCTTTGCCGCGGCCACGGGCTTTTCCCCGCGGCTCGAAGCGAGCCTCAAAAAGCGCATTCCCCACGGCGCGGGCCTTGGCGGCGGCTCCTCGGACGCGGCCGTCATGCTTCGCTATTTGAACGACCGGGCCGGCGAGGCCGCCCTGGCCGAACCCGGGCTTGCCACCCTGGCCCTGGCTCTCGGCGCCGATGTTCCCTTTTTCCTGCTCGGCGCGCCGGCCATGGCCACCGGCGTCGGCGAATGCCTCATCCCCACCGATCCGGGGCTTTCCGGCTGGCATGCGGCCGTGGTCTGCTCCCCCTGCCACGTTCCCACGGCCTGGGCCTACGCCGCCCTGGACGCGGCCAGAACTTTCCCCGCCAAAGCCGGGGCCAGCCTCTTGACAAGCGTTTTTGACGCTAATAGAAGGGCGTTTTGCGTGACCGGAGCGCCACTGCGAAACGATTTTGAACCCGTCGTATTCGCCGCCCACCCGGAACTCGGGCGGGTCAAGGAACGCCTGCTGGCCCTCGGGGCGGCGGGCGCCCTTCTTTCCGGCACGGGTTCCGCGGTGTTCGGACTTTTCCGGCAGCGCCAGACGGCCGTCATGGCCCTGGCCGACCTGTCCGGAGACGGTCCCCGCACCTTCCTCGCGTCGCTGTAG
- a CDS encoding 50S ribosomal protein L25/general stress protein Ctc — protein sequence MKETLSLAVTTRTGLGKGANRKLRAKDMVPGIYYDATGANVPVMVEHLPLQKLYAKTASSHVFDLKIATDAGEETKPSLMWKVEHHPTKPRITHVDFYGVDLTKAIHVHIPVVVTGKAKGQVKGGALEVYRESIEVVCLPLAIPDRVVIDITNLDVNESVQVADLVLPEGVKAVYEDNFSLLAVVIETEDQGEETAAAEEPAAEAEA from the coding sequence ATGAAAGAGACTCTTTCCCTCGCCGTGACGACCCGCACGGGCCTCGGCAAGGGGGCCAACCGGAAGCTGCGTGCCAAGGACATGGTCCCCGGCATCTATTACGACGCCACCGGCGCCAATGTTCCGGTCATGGTCGAGCACCTCCCGCTGCAAAAGCTCTACGCCAAGACCGCTTCCTCCCACGTCTTCGACCTCAAGATCGCCACCGACGCCGGCGAGGAGACCAAGCCCTCCCTGATGTGGAAGGTCGAGCACCACCCGACCAAGCCCCGCATCACCCACGTCGACTTCTACGGCGTGGACCTGACCAAGGCCATCCACGTCCACATCCCCGTGGTCGTCACCGGCAAGGCCAAGGGCCAGGTCAAGGGCGGCGCTTTGGAAGTGTACCGCGAGTCCATCGAGGTCGTCTGCCTGCCCCTGGCCATCCCGGACAGGGTGGTCATCGACATCACCAACCTCGACGTCAACGAGAGCGTCCAGGTCGCCGACCTGGTCCTGCCCGAGGGCGTCAAGGCCGTCTACGAGGACAACTTCTCCCTGCTGGCCGTGGTCATCGAGACCGAGGACCAGGGCGAGGAAACGGCCGCCGCCGAAGAGCCGGCCGCCGAGGCCGAGGCCTAA
- the pth gene encoding aminoacyl-tRNA hydrolase, translating into MAVSALIVGLGNPGPRYAATRHNFGFLAVDALIARARELGGAPKSAMTSRKDMDAVAIALPVLPGGAFAQFVCVKPLTYMNLSGRAVRAAMDFYKLAPTDVLVIHDELDLPLGRMRAKRGGGNAGHNGLKSLTQELGSPDFVRLRLGIGRPEPGRDVAGYVLEPFRGEEMAVVRQVLPAAVDAVFTYFEDGLETAMSRAGAFAATSA; encoded by the coding sequence ATGGCTGTTTCCGCCCTCATCGTGGGCCTCGGCAATCCGGGCCCCCGCTACGCCGCGACGCGGCACAATTTCGGCTTTCTGGCCGTCGACGCCCTGATCGCCCGGGCGCGCGAACTCGGCGGCGCGCCCAAATCGGCCATGACCTCCCGCAAGGACATGGACGCCGTCGCCATCGCCCTGCCCGTGCTGCCGGGCGGCGCCTTTGCCCAGTTCGTGTGCGTCAAGCCGTTGACCTACATGAACCTGAGCGGCCGGGCCGTGCGCGCGGCCATGGATTTCTACAAGCTCGCCCCGACCGACGTCCTGGTCATCCACGACGAACTCGACCTGCCGCTCGGGCGCATGCGGGCCAAACGCGGCGGCGGCAACGCCGGCCACAACGGCCTCAAATCCCTGACCCAGGAACTCGGCAGCCCGGATTTCGTCCGGCTGCGCCTGGGCATCGGTCGCCCCGAGCCGGGACGCGATGTGGCCGGCTACGTGCTCGAACCCTTCCGCGGCGAGGAAATGGCCGTGGTGCGCCAAGTATTGCCGGCCGCCGTGGACGCCGTCTTCACCTATTTCGAGGACGGCTTGGAAACGGCCATGAGCCGGGCCGGAGCGTTTGCCGCCACATCCGCCTGA
- a CDS encoding ribose-phosphate diphosphokinase: MAQGDLKILTGTSNPVLAAAICDHLGCTLLPAKVGTFSDGEIRVEIGANVRGCDIFVIQSTSYPVNYNLMELCLILDALKRASAQRVTAVVPYYGYARQDRKVAPRAPISAKLVADFLTVAGMNRLLTIDLHAGQIQGFFNLPVDNLFSAPIMAEYFKEFSGENVCVVSPDAGGVERARAFAKRLGGSLAIIDKRRDAPNQAQAMHVIGDVTDKLCVVLDDMIDTAGTMCQAGTVLLENGAREVMAAATHPVLSGPAIERLEASPFTQIVTTNTIPLNETAKACSKIKVLSIAGLLAKAIHNIHTESSVSVLFT; encoded by the coding sequence ATGGCGCAAGGCGATCTGAAGATACTGACCGGAACATCCAACCCCGTCCTGGCCGCCGCCATTTGCGACCATCTCGGCTGCACGCTGCTTCCGGCCAAGGTCGGCACGTTCAGCGACGGCGAAATCCGCGTCGAAATCGGCGCCAACGTCCGTGGCTGTGATATCTTCGTCATTCAGTCCACCTCCTATCCGGTCAACTACAACCTGATGGAGCTGTGCCTGATCCTCGACGCCTTAAAGCGCGCCAGCGCCCAGCGCGTCACCGCCGTGGTCCCCTACTACGGCTACGCCCGCCAGGACCGCAAGGTGGCCCCGCGCGCCCCGATTTCCGCCAAGCTCGTGGCCGACTTCCTCACCGTCGCCGGCATGAACCGCCTGCTCACCATCGACCTGCACGCCGGCCAGATCCAGGGCTTTTTCAACCTGCCCGTGGACAATCTTTTCTCCGCCCCGATCATGGCCGAATATTTCAAGGAATTTTCCGGGGAAAACGTCTGCGTGGTCTCCCCCGACGCCGGCGGCGTGGAACGGGCCCGGGCCTTCGCCAAACGCCTGGGCGGCAGCCTCGCCATCATCGACAAAAGGCGCGACGCCCCCAACCAGGCCCAGGCCATGCACGTCATCGGCGACGTCACCGACAAGCTGTGTGTGGTCCTCGACGACATGATCGACACCGCCGGCACCATGTGCCAGGCCGGCACCGTGCTGCTCGAGAACGGCGCCCGCGAGGTCATGGCCGCCGCCACCCACCCCGTGCTCTCCGGCCCGGCCATCGAGCGCCTGGAAGCCTCGCCGTTCACCCAGATCGTCACCACCAACACCATTCCCCTCAACGAAACGGCCAAGGCCTGCTCCAAGATCAAGGTCCTGTCCATCGCCGGGCTTCTGGCCAAGGCCATTCACAACATCCACACCGAATCCTCGGTGAGTGTGCTTTTCACGTAG